The genomic region TCTGGGAACTAAAAGGGATATTGGCCTCCTTATACTGAAAGAGGTTTCTTATTGTCAGACTTTTCAATTTGAACATAGCCCTCCTCCAGATATCTCTCAAAGACAGTCAAATCCTCATTTGCGATATAATCCAGGAGCAACTTCTTGATCTCAACTTTTGTCTCGAGACGATCGACAATCTGAAATATAAGTGAATTAACATCGAAACTACTGGAAATATCCAATTTGGGGATGAGAAATTCATTATTATTGCTTGTCATAATATTAAGAAACAGTATAAATTTTTCTTTTACAAATTGCAGCTTCTCTTCTGTGACAATTTCTGGATTGTAATTCAAAACGAGGATTGGCCTTCTGATATCTTGCGGGAGATTATAGTTGTATTGATAGTTTTCACAGAATCGCAGTAGATCGTCAAAATCTCCTTTATTTGTAATTTCCCTTATATGAATCTCCCTTTGAGGAACGGGTACTGATTGGATATGGAGGCTAGAGTCTACAAGGACAATAACCTTTTGATCTGTTTGATTGAGCTTTTGAAAGACAAGTGGTCCGGGAGAAAGAAGGATTTTGTCTTTATTCTGTAGAAAGCGAAATCCATGAAAATCGCCTGAAATGACTATATCCGAGAGGCTCTGTTCTAAGGTTGCATTTCCAAAGAGGAAGTTTGTCAGTTCCTTAAAAGTAAGATGTGTAAATAGAATGTGCTCCTTCTTTCCAATTTGTTCAGGATTGACTTCGAAATCCCATCCAAAGAATTTGAGGTTATTTATGGAAAAGGATTTATTGTGTACATATTGACAATAATCGTCAATAGCCAAAAGGAGAGGAATTTCACTTTTATCATGCTGTCCTTGGATGAAAAATATTTTTGTGTCTTTTGATTTGCATGCATGAATAAACTTTTTAATTAAATCGATACTATAGGATGTTACAAAAGATTGATCGAAGACGTCCCCCGCAAGGAGGACGGCATCAATTTTATTTTCGAAAATAAAATCTGAGACAAAGTCTATGGCTATAGCAAGGTCATTAACAATCTCCGGATTGTGTGCAAAGATCCTATTGTTCTTCTTGATATGCCAGTCCGCTGAGATCAAAATCATCTCTTAGCCTATCCCTATATCTTAGGACCTCTTTAATCTCTAAAGACAACGTATCAATCTTCGTCGCCTCGAGAATAGCCTCAGCGACTTTCTTATGATACGCAACGATGAAACGAATACCCTTCGTACGTATCAATGTTTGAACGACGAAATCGATCTCCGCTTTAGACGGTTCATCACCAATTCGATAACCGGTGTTATTTGGATTAATGACGTAATCGTAGCTATCGATCCCAGCTTCCCTTAATAGATTAATAATATTGGTATTCGGGTCCATGGAAATAAACTTATAGACCTTATGCTTTATCGGGCATTCTTTAACAAAATAATGATCTTTATAACGGTCGACGAGCACCTTATCAATCACAATAGCAGCGTTTGTTACAAGAAGGCTGTTATAGAGACACCATTCTAGATAATGCGGTCTATTATATCTAACGCCGACGTAATCCACTTCATTGATTTCATCATCCGCAAAAATGACCATTGTGCGATAATTTCTATGCGGGAAAATCCTATTGCCTATGGCATAAAGGAGCGACAGCGCCGTGCCCGTTGCCGATGTATCATCGACAATGAGACAGCGGGAAGAAGGGTGAAAGATATCAACGTTTTTATTGAACCTGGCGCCTCCTCCTAGAGGGATGATCTGCTGGGTTTTGATATCTAAAGAAAAAAGCGGGAGATGCAATTTCTCTGCTATCAATGTAGCAGGGATCATCCCGCTCCTAGTAATTCCAATGACGGCGTTAAATTTCTTAGGGATCAAAAAAGGAATGCAATCTAATGTCGTTCTGACCAAATCTTCTGTTAATATGTATTTATTTGACGGAATTCTCTTTCCAAGAATCGAGCAGCAACAAAAATGATCCAAAGAGGATGTACCTATAAAATTACATACGCCGCATAACATTTCTGTTTTCCTTATAATTTATTGGAAAGGAGATAAACTATGACCAAAAATTCAGCCTTTATCTATGACCCAAAACTACGAGTCGTCTTTAAACCTCTTTCCTTTGACAAATACTCTTTCATGCCAGCCAATAACGATCCAATCCTATTTAGCTTTTTCCATAACCTATTGTCCAAGCATCAAAATAAGAATTTTAGAAAAAGGATATTGAAGTGTCTTTCGGCTAAAAATTTATTTATTATTGATAATTCAAGTGGTGAAATTGTTGGTGTTTTAAGTTACAATGTCAAGAAGTCTTTACCTGATGAAGTCTGTGATCTATTTGGAGTTAATAAGAATGCCAAAAATGTCAAACTTTATCTTATTGCCGTTAAGGAAATGGAACCTTCAAATCTTGAACCTGTCGTCAAAGATGTCATTTCCGTATTAGAAAATTATAACCCAAATATTATTTGGCTGCGAATGATTTTTTCCGAGACGCCGCTATCGGATGCAATGATCCGATGCGGTTTTATCAAGAAAGATGATGTCACTGCTTACATTTTTTGACCCGCTCTTTCTTTGGTTTTTCTTCATATGGAGTATATCGCTTCTTACCCAGGACGGAAAGGATGCTCTTTCTTTTTGTCTTTCTACTGCTTGTTGCACAGGCATTTAAATACCGCATAAATAGAATAATAGAGACGACAAAACCTGTTATTCCAAATTGACCAATCAGAATAAATGCGACGAAAATCAAGACGCAAAACATTGAAATCGCTAACATGGCACGATTCCTCCCTAATTTGGATCTCATTATCAAAGAATGCAAATCCACCAATAACCTTGAACCTCTTCTCCCAATTCTCCTATGGTTAAATGGCAAACCCTATAATCTGGATGATTATTATGTCTTTAAGCCTATTTTTCGAATTCAGTCTCCGCACAAAATAGTTTTAAAATCCGGCCGACAAGTAGGCAAATCTACAAGTCTTGCCGCTTTGAGTATTATTCGATCTATCGCTATCCCTTATCATAAGATAATGTTCATCACTCCTCTAAGAGATCAGGCAAGAAATATTAGTGATTCTTATGTTAAAAATTTTCTTGTCGGCTCTCCGATTGGAAGATATTTCATCAATGACAATAGGACGAAGAGTTCAACATTCTATAAAGAATTTGCTACGCACTCGAGGATTGCTTTTCGCTATGCGCAGATCAGTGCTGACCGAATCCGTTCGTATTCCAATGATGTGATAATCATCGATGAGTTACAAAATTTCGATCACGATTTCTTACCAATCGTCGAATCTACAATGTCTGCTTCCACGTGGAGATTGAAATATTTTGCTGGTACACCGCTTGATTTTGAAAATTCACTTCAATATGAATGGGAGGATACCTGTCAATACGAATGGGGGATCAAATGCACGCATTGTGGCTATTGGAATATAGCTTGCATTGAAGAAGACCTGGAAAAGATGATTGGTCCCTTCCGAGAAGATATTTCTGAAGAGAAGCCAGCCACAATATGTGCAAAATGCGCTAAAATTATTTATCCCCGTACCGGACAATGGATAGCTAAAAGAAAAGAGCTTGTCAATTATTCCGAGGGATATCATATCCCTCAAATAATTATGCCGCTACACTATGCGGATGTTTCGAGATGGTATGAACTGCTGGAAAAGAAACAGAAATGGCAGAGACAAAAATTTTACAATGAAGTCCTAGGAGAAGCATGTGACGAGGGTATCGTGTTGGTAAGAGAAGAAGATATCAAAAAAGCTGGGGCTTTGGAGGACTTTTCAATCGATTTCTGTCTTTGGAAGAAAGAGACGAATCAATATAGTACTACAATATTAGCCATTGACTGGGGTGGTGGCGGAGAGACGACTGAAAGTTACACTTGCATTGCCTTTTTAGGGCTTACACCGTTTGGAGTAATAGAGGTCCCTTGGGCGATTAAGTTCGTCAATGTGTGCGATCCATTTGAAGAGGCAAATGAAATTTGTCGTTATTATCAGATGTTAAGTCCCGATTTTATCGTCCATGACTATACAGGCGGTATCGGAAACTTAAGAGAGAATATCCTTGTCGATAAAGGGATTTCAGTAACTTCCATCGTCCCAGTCTATATCCAAGGAAGCACAACAAACTATGTAGTTACTGTAGTCGATATCCCCTCAAGGGCACGAAAGCATTATAGGATCGATAAAACAAAGGCGATGCAAATTGTAGTTGGCGCGATGAGAGCGGGGTTCCTCAAATTCTTTTCCTATCAAAAGGACTATAATCAGCAAAAATTGCTTCATGATTTTCTCAATATTATCGAAGAGCGGAAAGTAACTGTCGGCGGTAGAGAGACTTATAGAATCACTAAGAAGAAAAAGACAAGTGACGACTTTGCAATGACGACTATGATTGGCAGCTGCATTTTGTGGTATATGTTCGAAGCATGGCCTGTATTTAGTTAAAATAAAATTCGGGCGTGCCCCGGAAGATCTTCCAGAGCACGCCCTTCGAGGGAGGAGGGAGCTAGTTATATTATGCTTTCAATCGTGCAATAAATATACTTTTCAGGTGGTTCTAGCATCCTTTCCCTTGGAATATAATCGCAAATATCTTGTAAAGTCTCAAGCAGATTATTTATATCTTCCAGCGTAAATTGCTTTATTGATGGGATACTCTTTATGAAGTCTTCGTGTTTCTTGACCTTGTCATTTTCTCCAAAATTCTTGATAGCGTCCATCATCAAATTGTATAGGTATTCTATTCCGTCATTGTCGATGCATCCCAATCTAGCTAATAATTGTGCCCTGGATCTGGTCTCTTTATCTATTTCATATTCTCTCATTGTACAGCAATCAAGGATATTACATGCCGCTTCTTTGCGAATGTCTGGCTTAATGAATCTCCAGTTATTCCAAAGATAGTCAATTGATAAGACAGCCTCCCTCTTGTTTCGGATGGGGAATGCATCGAATATTTCGCCGTTGCTTAGGCGAACTTTTGCAGCATAAAATATCTCTCTCTTTGATTGCTCTTCTAGTTTCAGATAATCTTCAAATACGCCGAATTTGCTTGCAACTTGCCTGAAATTGGCCTCGATTTTGTTTCTTGATTTTTCAGGATATTGGTCGCGTTCAAGGAAATATTGGCAAGCAGAAAGAATCGTCGTTATCTTGTCATTGCATGGATATTTCTGATTGACCTTATCTGCAAAGAATGCATCTGGAGGAAGTTGCAATGCTAATAGTTTAAAAAGACTATAGTTTTCGATATAAGGTGGTAGGTCAAAGGTCTTGAAAATCTTGTCCAAAACGGCTTCATTATACATGATACATCTCCTCAACTAACAGATTATCAATCCCATCGATTAGTATAACGCAGACTAGACAGATCCAAAAACTCTTTTTATTCTGGAATCCTCTTTTCTTTGCTGTCTGTCCCTAGGATATAGAAGTGGAATCCATGATCGGACAGCATCTTGATGAATCTGTCTGCTTGCTCTCTGTCTAGGGAATTGACGAATTTTCTTTTATCGTCAAGATAGAGAAAATGGGCGTCTTTTATATATTCCTTGAGTTCATCATCCGTAAAGTATTTCTTTAACATGGAACGGTTTACGCTAAGCAAACTATAATCATCTACGAAATAACCATTAGCCAACTTTATAACACATTCATCGCATTCTTCGAGTCTGCTTTGGGCGACATAGATATATTCTTCAGGGGGATTTTCCATTTGAGAACGAGGAATATATTGGCCAATTTCTTGACAGATATTAATAGCCTTATCGACATCTTCAGGCAGAATAGAGGAATAATCCGAAGCAACTTTACAGAAATTGATATATTCCTCGAAAGATGGTTTGTGTTTTAGTAGGCTTTGGCAGGCAACTTTGATGAGATCGCATAAATATGAGAATCCTCTAAAATCGAAGGCACCTTGTCTTGCAAGGACCTCGGCACGGGCTTTTATATTTTTATCGAGGATATATTTCTTCTCTTCGCAATAATTGAGAATGTTGCTTGCAGCCTCCTTTCTAATTCCTGGGCTAATATCTCGCCAATTGTCCCAAATATAATCAATGGCTATAGAAGCTTCCTTCTTGTTGCGTATGGGAAAGGCGTCAATGACTTGTCCATCGCTATTTACGATCCTTGCCGCATAGAAGACTTCTTGCTTTTTATTGTTGGCTTGCTTTTCGATTTCAAGATAATCTTCAAGAATTCCCAAACCGCTAGCAATCTTTTTGAAATTATTTTCAATAACCTCTCTTCTTTCTTTAGTATATTGATCCCGATCTAGAAAATACATGCAGGCAGATAAGATCGTCGTTGCTTCGTCATAACACAGATATTTCTTTTCTACAGGATCAGCAGGGATTCCTTTATTAGAGGAGTATAATTCTTTGAGATGATCGTAATCGCCTGCTGTTTTAATGTAAGATGGAAGTTCGAAGTTTTCAAAGATTTTATAAAGGGTGCTTTTGTTAAACATGCATATTCTCCTTTACTTACACGAAGATAAAATCCCATTTCTTAATTTTTACAAATTTCCTCAATATGGAACTTGCCCTAAATGCGAAAAGAGCAAATTATTCATTTCCTATGATCCATTCTTTTTAAACCCATTAGGATATTGTTTTGATTGTCAGGCCCACATCGACTTATTTCAATATATTGTATTCATCAAAACGAATAAGTATATTCCCATTTATGATGCATTTGACTGGTGTGTGGCCAACGGGATAGTTGATGGGGCATTTTGTGATCTATTTGAAAAATATTGCCGTCGTTTCAATGAAATCGAAACAAATAAGATTTTATTTTCGAAAATAAAATGTTTGGCTCAAGACAAAGATATCCTCAAAGAATTAGGTGTCTTCGGTCTGAAATGCAACGATCCTAAGGCCATTCTTCAGATTGCTATCCCTTTCACAGAACAGATAGCAGAAAGACTCAATGTCGATATAACACAGAGGGGTGAAGGTGGCTTTATTATCCCGTTTTATTCCTCCCCCGGCGTTATCGTCGGCTATTTTGACCTAATCAGCCCAAGCAACCACCGATTCAAATATATATGTTATTATGCCACAGGCTGCTCATTTTCAAATATAAATTTTATCTACGATCGAAATAGTCTCACGAGGATCTATCAATGGTATTTGATAACCGACGATCCTCTACTTTATATCCGCTCGCACATTGAAAACTACAATAAATACAAAAAATTTCTACCTTTATCTCTTTTCTATAAGTTTTTCAAATTGCCCTTCCAGCATGCATTTGTCCATATACCGGCGGATATAAAGCTTTTATACCTGAGAACGAAGGACTATACAAGCTATTCTGTCCTTTTATGTAACATCTATAATGCCTATGTTTTACCTGTTTCGGAAAATTGCACACTCTCCGTTAGTCAATTATCAAAAGTAATTCATAGAGCCAAATTCTGGGTAAACGATCTTATCCGAACTCAACCACCAGTAGAGATTGTTCGGCATGCCAATTCCCTGTCCAATGGTCAAGTCCTAGAGGAAATCATCCGCTCAGAACCGACAAACACGGAAAGATACAACGAGTACATCGAAGCCATCAAAAAGCAACAGCCATCAATAATACAGTTTAAGGGATATACGTTCTTTATAAGAGACAATTTCATCTATAACAGTAGAGGGGCTATTGTCTCTTCTATTGTCCCTTATTTACGCGCGATCATCGATAATGATACATATATCGTCGAAGTCAGAAGCCACTATGGTTCAAAATTAATAACGATGAATAAATTCGACTTTT from candidate division WOR-3 bacterium harbors:
- a CDS encoding metallophosphoesterase, which encodes MISADWHIKKNNRIFAHNPEIVNDLAIAIDFVSDFIFENKIDAVLLAGDVFDQSFVTSYSIDLIKKFIHACKSKDTKIFFIQGQHDKSEIPLLLAIDDYCQYVHNKSFSINNLKFFGWDFEVNPEQIGKKEHILFTHLTFKELTNFLFGNATLEQSLSDIVISGDFHGFRFLQNKDKILLSPGPLVFQKLNQTDQKVIVLVDSSLHIQSVPVPQREIHIREITNKGDFDDLLRFCENYQYNYNLPQDIRRPILVLNYNPEIVTEEKLQFVKEKFILFLNIMTSNNNEFLIPKLDISSSFDVNSLIFQIVDRLETKVEIKKLLLDYIANEDLTVFERYLEEGYVQIEKSDNKKPLSV
- a CDS encoding phage terminase large subunit family protein, producing MARFLPNLDLIIKECKSTNNLEPLLPILLWLNGKPYNLDDYYVFKPIFRIQSPHKIVLKSGRQVGKSTSLAALSIIRSIAIPYHKIMFITPLRDQARNISDSYVKNFLVGSPIGRYFINDNRTKSSTFYKEFATHSRIAFRYAQISADRIRSYSNDVIIIDELQNFDHDFLPIVESTMSASTWRLKYFAGTPLDFENSLQYEWEDTCQYEWGIKCTHCGYWNIACIEEDLEKMIGPFREDISEEKPATICAKCAKIIYPRTGQWIAKRKELVNYSEGYHIPQIIMPLHYADVSRWYELLEKKQKWQRQKFYNEVLGEACDEGIVLVREEDIKKAGALEDFSIDFCLWKKETNQYSTTILAIDWGGGGETTESYTCIAFLGLTPFGVIEVPWAIKFVNVCDPFEEANEICRYYQMLSPDFIVHDYTGGIGNLRENILVDKGISVTSIVPVYIQGSTTNYVVTVVDIPSRARKHYRIDKTKAMQIVVGAMRAGFLKFFSYQKDYNQQKLLHDFLNIIEERKVTVGGRETYRITKKKKTSDDFAMTTMIGSCILWYMFEAWPVFS